From a single Lolium rigidum isolate FL_2022 chromosome 7, APGP_CSIRO_Lrig_0.1, whole genome shotgun sequence genomic region:
- the LOC124675529 gene encoding uncharacterized protein LOC124675529 produces the protein MPSSKPLSVPLAPSLQPLPSSAVRQKSRIDLCEIKSKIAKTIGPDRAKKYFQHLERFLSSKLSKNEFDKLCLVALGRENLPLHNHLIRSILFNACAASGPPAISAPKIAVDISSSEHTLPPTVWSGDSLSKHVKDKHSLSRSVNASAQHSSLTSVETISRENGASNLIGLKRHTHIQQSEHVESLIKRSCVSKAPLDFHVSLHSNGPSAIDARETLGEETLRRAQVPLQAPIGIQFGAANLCQTRKPSALASVSSDDSSVSCYDHGELCDTLSLRKKMEKAAQDEGLEGVSIECADLLNNGVDVFLKQLIGSCVELVGARSQHGKLSHAALKQQLSRKLINGVSLQNHAHVQGGIIPPGTTNSVTIQDLKAVSELNPRLLGVNSSGLLEKINSHD, from the coding sequence ATGCCGTCGTCTAAGCCATTGTCGGTGCCACTGGCACCAAGCCTGCAACCATTACCATCATCTGCAGTACGACAGAAGAGTCGTATTGACCTTTGTGAGATCAAGTCCAAGATTGCTAAGACGATTGGGCCAGACCGAGCAAAGAAGTACTTTCAACATCTGGAGAGGTTCTTATCATCAAAATTGAGCAAAAATGAGTTCGATAAGCTCTGTCTTGTGGCACTTGGCCGTGAGAACCTCCCGTTGCACAACCACCTCATTCGTTCTATTCTTTTCAATGCCTGTGCAGCAAGTGGGCCACCAGCTATTAGTGCGCCTAAGATAGCTGTGGATATCTCCAGTTCAGAACACACACTGCCCCCCACTGTCTGGAGTGGTGACTCTTTGAGCAAGCATGTCAAAGACAAACACTCATTGAGCAGAAGTGTAAATGCATCAGCACAACATTCATCTCTGACTTCTGTCGAGACTATTAGTAGGGAGAATGGCGCTTCAAATTTGATTGGTCTGAAGAGACATACACACATTCAGCAAAGTGAGCATGTGGAATCACTTATCAAGCGATCATGTGTGAGTAAGGCACCATTAGATTTCCATGTCTCTCTGCATAGCAATGGACCTTCTGCTATTGATGCTAGAGAAACTTTGGGAGAAGAAACTTTACGACGTGCCCAAGTTCCGTTGCAAGCTCCGATTGGGATTCAGTTTGGCGCTGCTAATTTGTGTCAGACCCGAAAACCTTCAGCCCTTGCTTCTGTTAgttcagatgatagctctgttagtTGTTATGACCATGGTGAACTGTGTGATACTTTGTCACTGAGGAAGAAAATGGAAAAAGCGGCACAAGATGAAGGATTGGAAGGGGTCTCGATAGAGTGTGCTGATTTGTTGAATAATGGAGTTGATGTTTTTCTGAAGCAATTGATTGGATCTTGTGTTGAGCTTGTTGGAGCAAGATCTCAACATGGTAAACTAAGCCATGCGGCATTGAAGCAGCAGTTGTCCCGTAAGCTAATAAATGGTGTATCCCTGCAAAATCATGCCCATGTGCAGGGTGGCATTATACCTCCAGGCACTACTAACTCGGTCACAATACAAGACTTGAAGGCAGTGTCAGAGCTAAACCCTCGTCTGCTTGGGGTTAATTCATCTGGGCTACTTGAAAAGATCAATTCACATGACTAA
- the LOC124677376 gene encoding nucleolar and coiled-body phosphoprotein 1-like encodes MATSKKEPLYPSRDRAKKMAPNLRPSSSESSSGYGARRAKSVPSSPDRKFGPSAAAAAAAAATAPSAAPDTSRPLLSNAGRSISSRTMSTSGSSIHGRRPSSGPASKPTLARAKSEKVTANSQRPPSLAVPLSNSFKDMAKTVSKSHSTLLKNKLSPRPCADKGVASPKPSIKRVPSAGPARGGKPLPVSSARAPGAAAKKREAANHGSSRPKGTTPQRAVEPSVTRQEKDDEPSMQFEESESLTTPSIEDQLHEELPDPVDLKFIDIAASGSPPRDPYFQQQGNNVEEVKQQLDKEDGELHNGGHGADASGQSKPDTAKVADELDRAETEEARTKAAALANRAEVAQSWRKDDPKSNDVIEETKAKLLEERKSRVKALVGAFETVMSFKE; translated from the coding sequence ATGGCGACATCCAAGAAGGAGCCTCTTTACCCCAGCAGGGACAGGGCCAAAAAGATGGCCCCCAATCTCAGGCCCTCCAGCAGCGAgtcctcctccggctacggtgCACGGCGGGCCAAGTCAGTGCCAAGTTCCCCGGATCGCAAATTCGGTCCTTCAGCTGCTGCagcagctgctgccgccgccactgCTCCATCTGCCGCTCCAGACACGAGCCGTCCCTTATTGTCGAACGCTGGTCGTTCCATCTCGTCACGGACAATGTCGACCTCAGGCTCATCCATTCATGGCCGCAGGCCATCCTCTGGTCCAGCCTCAAAGCCTACTCTGGCTAGAGCAAAATCCGAGAAGGTCACTGCCAACTCACAGCGGCCTCCTTCGCTAGCTGTGCCGCTGAGCAATTCGTTCAAGGACATGGCCAAGACGGTGTCCAAGTCGCATTCTACCTTGCTGAAGAATAAGCTTTCACCAAGGCCTTGTGCTGACAAAGGGGTGGCGTCCCCAAAGCCGAGCATCAAGAGGGTGCCATCGGCAGGGCCTGCGAGAGGTGGGAAACCTCTGCCGGTATCCTCGGCACGGGCAccaggcgccgccgccaagaaaAGAGAAGCAGCAAATCATGGTAGCTCAAGGCCGAAAGGTACTACTCCTCAGAGGGCAGTGGAGCCATCTGTAACCAGGCAGGAGAAGGATGACGAGCCGTCAATGCAGTTCGAGGAATCCGAGAGCCTAACAACTCCGTCCATCGAAGATCAGTTGCATGAGGAGCTCCCTGACCCGGTCGACCTGAAATTCATCGATATAGCTGCTTCTGGTTCACCTCCACGTGACCCATACTTTCAGCAACAAGGCAACAATGTGGAGGAAGTGAAGCAGCAATTGGACAAAGAAGACGGTGAGCTTCATAATGGAGGCCACGGCGCTGATGCGAGTGGACAGAGCAAACCCGACACTGCAAAGGTTGCTGATGAATTGGACCGAGCGGAAACGGAAGAGGCTAGAACAAAGGCAGCGGCGCTGGCGAACAGGGCCGAAGTTGCTCAATCATGGAGGAAGGATGATCCCAAGAGCAACGACGTGATCGAGGAAACCAAAGCCAAGCtcctggaggagaggaagagcagGGTGAAGGCCTTGGTAGGGGCCTTCGAGACGGTCATGTCATTCAAGGAGTAG